Proteins found in one Mycoplasma sp. 1578d genomic segment:
- the pdhA gene encoding pyruvate dehydrogenase (acetyl-transferring) E1 component subunit alpha — translation MSHKYKYALDKDGKYTVMSDPNEMIRILDINGDLIDKKYKSPLSNDQLLEAYKWMVLSRQQDTYMLQLQRQGRMLTFAPNFGEEALQVATAYAMDRKKDWLVPAFRSNATMLALGVPMINQLLYWNGNEWGCYMPEGVNVVPINIVIGAQISHAAGIAYGMKHNKTGGVAVTFIGNGGTTEGEFSEGINFAAVQEWPAVFCINNNQWAISTPNHFESVSSTLSVKAAAYGCAGIRVDGNDFLASYEAIKDAIEYARTESKPIVVEFVTWRQGPHTTSDNPRVYRTETEEKEHEKWEPMHRFEKYLTDLGIFNEELKTKIWAESLDFVKKTYEESLTKINTKLEDIFDYTYEKLPEYLQEQKQEAIDYWSKKGAN, via the coding sequence ATGTCACATAAATACAAATATGCATTAGATAAAGATGGTAAATATACAGTTATGTCCGATCCTAATGAAATGATTAGAATCTTAGATATTAACGGTGATTTAATCGATAAAAAATACAAATCTCCATTATCTAATGATCAACTACTTGAAGCATATAAATGGATGGTATTATCAAGACAACAAGATACATACATGCTTCAACTTCAAAGACAAGGACGTATGTTAACATTTGCTCCAAACTTTGGAGAAGAGGCACTTCAAGTGGCAACAGCTTATGCTATGGATCGTAAAAAAGATTGGTTAGTTCCAGCTTTTAGATCAAACGCAACAATGTTAGCACTTGGTGTACCAATGATTAACCAATTGCTTTACTGAAACGGGAACGAATGAGGTTGCTACATGCCTGAAGGGGTTAACGTAGTTCCAATTAACATTGTTATTGGTGCACAAATTTCGCATGCTGCCGGAATAGCATATGGAATGAAACACAACAAAACAGGTGGAGTTGCAGTTACCTTTATCGGAAATGGTGGAACTACTGAAGGAGAATTTTCAGAAGGAATTAACTTTGCCGCTGTTCAAGAATGACCAGCAGTTTTTTGTATTAACAACAATCAATGAGCTATTTCAACACCAAATCACTTTGAATCAGTTTCTTCAACACTTTCGGTCAAAGCGGCAGCTTATGGATGTGCTGGAATTAGAGTTGATGGAAACGACTTTTTAGCTAGCTATGAAGCTATTAAAGATGCTATTGAATATGCTAGAACCGAAAGCAAACCAATCGTGGTTGAATTTGTAACCTGAAGACAGGGTCCACACACAACTTCAGATAACCCAAGAGTTTATAGAACTGAAACCGAAGAAAAAGAACACGAAAAATGAGAACCAATGCACCGTTTCGAGAAATATTTAACTGACCTTGGTATTTTCAATGAAGAACTTAAAACTAAAATTTGAGCTGAATCTCTAGATTTTGTTAAAAAAACTTACGAAGAAAGCTTGACCAAAATTAATACCAAACTTGAAGATATTTTTGATTACACTTATGAAAAACTTCCAGAATACTTACAAGAACAAAAACAAGAAGCTATTGATTATTGATCAAAAAAAGGAGCTAACTAA
- a CDS encoding GIY-YIG nuclease family protein produces the protein MDQSRLLHERLAQVPKKPGVYLWKNELNQIIYVGKANNLFKRMHQYFKGSINSYKTTKLVSEISDFDFVVKDNESSALILEKQYIEKYKPKYNINLKDDKTYSYIKVAIKNKKIEIKSSPKINLNTANTFYYGPITAGFKRKELINVLVRNFLFHNGFEINQRNEKELQTTYHEIINVLKLKNNDFIKQLYNKRDQASQRMDFEVAIEYRDSIELLEQMKKRQVSEISNKKNIDVFVFKHIDNTIHVFEMSFCFGVQVAHRYFFIDSLVNEQNDINEILEQYYLKHSQADLIVLDPKYVDWDFGFLSKKMVFPKIGTLKNLLNQAYDNLKYSFEQKYLKLQSQQLKVQECFKKLEQLLSLNKPIHRIFIFDNSNLNNNFVVGVGMAFDVHGNIKTLNRKFDINKLIETKGKRADTEYMFYNVKNYLSINEFLFKDYGYDDLFVVDGGITQIRAFLKALDSIPFLDKNKINLIGLVKDDNHNTREIVVRNNSQLKIEQIDLFNYLSFLQSKVDQYAKEYFRSKYLNASLESKLSQIKGVGIASEIKLLKNFKDFASIYNATQEQLAQVVGAKIAKIIKENL, from the coding sequence ATGGATCAATCAAGATTATTACACGAACGCTTAGCACAAGTTCCGAAAAAACCTGGTGTGTATTTATGAAAAAATGAACTGAATCAAATTATTTATGTTGGAAAAGCAAATAATTTATTCAAACGAATGCACCAATATTTTAAAGGAAGTATTAATTCATATAAAACCACTAAACTTGTTAGCGAAATTAGCGATTTTGATTTTGTGGTTAAAGACAATGAATCCAGTGCTTTAATTCTAGAAAAACAATACATAGAAAAATATAAACCTAAATACAATATCAATCTCAAAGATGATAAAACTTACAGCTATATTAAGGTGGCAATAAAAAACAAAAAGATTGAAATTAAGTCTTCTCCAAAGATTAATTTGAATACTGCTAATACTTTTTATTATGGTCCAATTACAGCCGGTTTTAAACGAAAAGAGCTGATAAATGTGCTCGTAAGAAATTTTTTATTCCATAATGGATTTGAAATTAATCAACGAAATGAGAAAGAATTACAAACAACTTACCATGAAATTATCAATGTCCTTAAACTTAAAAATAATGATTTTATTAAACAACTATACAACAAACGAGACCAAGCTTCTCAACGTATGGATTTTGAAGTAGCAATTGAATATCGTGATTCAATTGAACTTCTTGAACAAATGAAAAAACGTCAAGTCAGCGAAATTAGCAATAAAAAGAATATTGATGTATTTGTTTTTAAACATATTGATAACACTATACATGTTTTTGAAATGAGTTTTTGCTTTGGAGTGCAAGTAGCTCATCGCTATTTTTTTATCGATTCACTGGTTAATGAACAAAATGATATTAACGAAATTTTAGAGCAATATTATCTCAAACACTCTCAAGCTGATTTAATTGTTTTAGATCCTAAATATGTAGATTGAGATTTTGGGTTTTTGAGTAAAAAAATGGTATTTCCCAAAATTGGAACCTTAAAAAATTTACTCAATCAAGCTTATGATAATTTGAAATATTCTTTTGAACAAAAATACTTAAAGCTACAATCTCAGCAACTAAAAGTTCAGGAATGTTTTAAAAAGCTTGAACAACTATTATCCTTAAACAAACCAATTCATCGCATTTTTATTTTTGATAATTCTAACTTAAACAATAATTTTGTTGTTGGAGTTGGAATGGCTTTTGATGTTCACGGCAACATTAAAACTTTGAATCGAAAATTTGATATTAATAAACTGATTGAGACCAAAGGCAAGCGTGCTGATACTGAATATATGTTCTACAATGTCAAAAATTATTTGAGCATTAATGAATTTCTATTCAAAGATTATGGATATGACGATTTGTTTGTTGTTGATGGCGGAATTACTCAAATTCGAGCTTTTCTTAAAGCGTTAGATAGCATTCCTTTTTTAGATAAAAACAAAATTAATTTAATCGGTTTAGTTAAGGATGATAATCATAATACCCGAGAAATTGTGGTTAGAAATAATTCTCAATTGAAAATTGAGCAGATAGATTTGTTTAATTATTTAAGCTTTTTACAAAGTAAAGTGGATCAGTATGCAAAAGAGTATTTTAGAAGCAAATATTTAAATGCTTCACTTGAAAGTAAACTTTCACAAATTAAAGGGGTAGGAATCGCTTCAGAAATTAAGCTCCTCAAAAATTTTAAAGACTTTGCGTCAATTTACAATGCTACCCAAGAACAATTAGCACAAGTAGTCGGAGCAAAAATTGCTAAAATCATCAAAGAAAATTTGTAG
- the gap gene encoding type I glyceraldehyde-3-phosphate dehydrogenase: protein MKKVAINGFGRIGRLFLRRLLETNNQDVQVVAVNDLTDAKTLAHLLKYDSAFGMLKADVHAEESAIVVNGHKIAVYAEKDPKALPWGKLGIDLVVESTGRFVKKDLAALHVEAGAKSVVISAPAGSDVKTIVYNVNHQTITPQDSVISAASCTTNCLAPVVDVLVKNFGVEKGWMTTVHSYTGDQRLQDAPHSDLRRSRAASFNMIPTSTGAAKALGLVIPEAAGILDGSAVRVPTITGSLVELVVELKQQPSVEEINSAFKKGANESLKYETDPIVSSDIIGSHYGSIYDADLTKIVKGADGKNLYHISAWYDNEMSYVSQLVRTVSHFAKLK from the coding sequence ATGAAAAAAGTAGCCATTAATGGTTTTGGAAGAATCGGAAGATTGTTCTTAAGAAGATTGCTTGAAACAAATAATCAAGATGTTCAAGTTGTTGCAGTTAACGATTTAACCGATGCAAAAACCTTAGCTCACTTACTAAAATATGATTCAGCTTTTGGAATGTTAAAAGCTGATGTTCACGCAGAAGAATCAGCAATTGTTGTTAATGGACATAAAATTGCTGTGTATGCAGAAAAGGATCCTAAAGCATTGCCTTGGGGTAAATTAGGAATTGATCTTGTGGTTGAATCGACCGGAAGATTTGTTAAAAAAGACCTTGCTGCACTTCATGTTGAAGCTGGAGCAAAAAGCGTGGTGATTTCAGCACCTGCTGGTTCAGATGTTAAAACTATTGTTTACAATGTTAACCACCAAACAATCACTCCTCAAGATAGCGTAATTTCAGCTGCTTCATGTACCACTAACTGTTTAGCACCTGTGGTTGATGTGCTTGTAAAAAACTTTGGAGTTGAAAAAGGATGAATGACTACAGTTCACTCATACACTGGAGACCAAAGATTACAAGATGCTCCTCACAGCGACTTACGTCGTTCAAGAGCAGCATCATTTAACATGATTCCTACCTCAACTGGTGCTGCTAAAGCACTTGGACTTGTTATTCCTGAAGCTGCTGGAATTTTAGATGGATCAGCAGTAAGAGTTCCAACTATTACCGGATCACTTGTTGAACTTGTGGTTGAACTTAAACAACAACCTTCAGTCGAAGAAATTAACTCAGCATTTAAAAAAGGTGCTAATGAAAGCTTAAAATACGAAACTGATCCAATTGTATCTTCAGATATTATTGGTTCACACTATGGTTCAATTTATGATGCTGATCTTACTAAAATTGTTAAAGGAGCTGATGGTAAAAATCTTTACCACATTTCAGCTTGATATGACAATGAAATGTCATATGTTTCACAACTTGTGAGAACAGTATCACACTTTGCTAAATTAAAATAA
- the fmt gene encoding methionyl-tRNA formyltransferase, with protein MCELNKEFKIVLAGTPQFSVPIFEKVIQNFNVVAIVSQPDKPANRGYKLDPTPTKLLAQKYNIILFQPEKIGQIYEQLKELDYDLLLTCAFGQYVPTKILNLAKKGSLNIHGSLLPKYRGAAPIQHSVWNGDDQTGLNLIYMIDRMDAGNIIKEAKINILPNDTSDTMFEKMSQLGTEHIVSWLNDFFNDNFTEIIQDESQVTLAPKLNKEDALLGWSLTVDQAFNQIRAFSSNPGAYVFIGDKRLKVYYASKNHVNNAIELKFSNGSLYAIDYQFESKKRITLKYH; from the coding sequence ATGTGTGAGTTGAATAAAGAATTTAAAATAGTACTAGCAGGGACACCACAATTTTCAGTTCCTATTTTTGAAAAAGTGATTCAAAATTTTAATGTTGTTGCAATTGTGTCTCAACCAGATAAGCCCGCAAATCGTGGATATAAACTTGATCCAACTCCAACAAAACTTCTGGCTCAAAAGTATAATATTATACTTTTTCAACCCGAAAAAATTGGACAAATTTATGAACAATTGAAAGAATTAGATTATGATCTGTTACTGACTTGTGCATTTGGACAATATGTACCTACTAAAATACTAAATTTAGCTAAAAAAGGATCATTAAACATTCATGGTTCTCTTCTTCCAAAATACCGTGGAGCCGCTCCAATTCAACATAGTGTGTGAAATGGTGATGATCAAACTGGCCTGAATTTAATCTATATGATTGATCGCATGGATGCTGGAAATATTATTAAAGAAGCTAAAATAAACATTTTACCCAATGATACATCTGATACTATGTTTGAAAAAATGTCTCAATTAGGAACTGAACACATTGTATCTTGATTAAACGATTTTTTTAATGATAATTTTACAGAAATTATCCAAGATGAATCTCAAGTGACTTTAGCTCCCAAATTAAACAAAGAAGATGCTTTACTCGGTTGAAGTTTAACCGTTGATCAAGCTTTTAATCAAATTCGAGCTTTTTCATCTAATCCAGGAGCTTATGTATTTATTGGTGATAAACGCTTAAAAGTTTATTATGCATCCAAAAATCATGTTAATAATGCAATTGAGCTTAAGTTTTCCAATGGTAGTTTATATGCAATTGATTATCAATTCGAATCTAAAAAAAGAATCACTTTAAAATATCATTAA